In one window of Tenacibaculum mesophilum DNA:
- a CDS encoding FtsW/RodA/SpoVE family cell cycle protein: MKNIFRHIKGDRAIWAIVAMLAIFSFMPIYSASTNLVYVVGNGSTLGHLVKHIVLLITGFAVIYGVHKIPYRYFSGGSVLMLPVVVLLLVFTLAQGTTIGGANASRWIRIPFVGIGFQTSTLAGLVLMVYVARYLAKNKEKVISFKESLLQLWLPVGLVLVLILPANFSTTAMVFFMILMVSFIGGYPLKYIGYILGIGLFAFLFFILVAKAFPDAMPNRVNTWKSRIESFSQSDGEEDYQVEKAKIAIATGGVIGKGPGKSVQKNFLPQSSSDFIYAIIVEEYGFAGAIVVIFIYFLLLFRILITAKKATTIFATLLVVGVGIPIVFQAMINMAVAVNILPVTGQTLPLISSGGTSIWMTCFALGMILSVSASKNETEETILDDNPLDILHETLD; this comes from the coding sequence ATGAAAAACATCTTTCGACATATTAAAGGAGACCGAGCCATTTGGGCTATAGTTGCGATGTTGGCAATATTTTCATTTATGCCAATATACAGTGCAAGTACCAATTTGGTATACGTAGTAGGAAATGGATCTACCTTAGGGCATTTAGTAAAACATATTGTATTATTAATTACAGGTTTTGCAGTCATTTATGGAGTACATAAAATACCATATAGATATTTTAGTGGAGGTTCTGTATTAATGCTTCCTGTAGTTGTTTTACTGCTGGTTTTTACCTTAGCACAAGGAACTACCATTGGAGGAGCAAATGCAAGTAGATGGATTCGTATTCCGTTTGTAGGTATTGGATTTCAAACCTCTACATTGGCAGGTTTGGTATTGATGGTATATGTTGCTCGATACTTGGCAAAAAATAAAGAAAAAGTAATTTCTTTTAAGGAAAGTTTGTTGCAGTTATGGCTTCCAGTAGGTTTAGTATTGGTGTTAATATTGCCAGCAAACTTCTCAACGACAGCCATGGTGTTTTTTATGATTTTAATGGTCTCGTTTATTGGAGGATATCCACTAAAATATATAGGATATATATTAGGAATAGGACTTTTTGCTTTTCTGTTTTTTATCTTAGTAGCTAAAGCATTTCCAGATGCAATGCCCAATCGTGTAAACACATGGAAAAGTAGAATTGAAAGCTTTTCTCAGTCTGATGGTGAAGAAGATTACCAAGTAGAAAAAGCCAAAATAGCAATTGCAACAGGAGGAGTAATAGGAAAAGGGCCAGGGAAAAGCGTACAGAAAAACTTTTTACCACAATCCTCATCCGATTTTATCTATGCAATTATAGTTGAAGAATACGGTTTTGCTGGAGCGATAGTGGTAATATTTATTTATTTCTTGTTGCTTTTCAGAATCTTAATAACTGCCAAAAAGGCTACAACCATATTTGCGACTTTATTAGTTGTAGGTGTGGGAATTCCCATTGTTTTTCAAGCAATGATTAACATGGCGGTAGCAGTGAATATTTTACCAGTAACAGGACAAACACTCCCGCTAATTAGTAGTGGAGGTACCTCAATTTGGATGACATGTTTCGCATTAGGAATGATTTTAAGCGTAAGTGCTTCTAAAAACGAAACTGAAGAAACAATTTTAGATGATAACCCTTTAGATATTTTACATGAAACGCTGGACTAA
- a CDS encoding four helix bundle protein translates to MKEQIKNRTKQFAIDCWRLCKEYPKTREFDAYCRQLIRCSSSVGANYRAACRAKSSADFIHKLKIVEEEVDESMFFLEVFMSIHENNQEELKRLHNEANELISIIVASIKTVKSKSSINKSKIIN, encoded by the coding sequence ATGAAAGAACAGATTAAAAATAGAACTAAACAATTTGCTATTGATTGTTGGAGGTTATGTAAAGAGTATCCTAAAACAAGAGAATTTGATGCATATTGTAGACAATTGATAAGATGTTCTAGTTCGGTTGGAGCTAATTATAGAGCTGCTTGTAGGGCAAAATCTTCAGCTGACTTTATTCATAAATTAAAAATTGTTGAAGAAGAAGTAGATGAAAGTATGTTTTTTTTAGAGGTTTTTATGTCAATCCATGAAAATAATCAAGAAGAATTGAAAAGGTTGCATAATGAGGCAAACGAGTTGATTTCAATTATTGTAGCTTCTATAAAAACAGTTAAAAGTAAATCATCAATCAATAAATCTAAAATCATTAATTAA
- the ftsA gene encoding cell division protein FtsA, with translation MENNKIAVGLDIGTTKIVAMIGRKNEYGKLEVLGIGKAKSLGVKRGVVNNITQTIQSIQQAAEEAESISGYKIENVVVGIAGQHIRSLHHSDYITREKSEEVIDRTDIENLVSQVHKLVMLPGEEIIHVLPQEFKVDSQPDIKEPIGMYGGRLEANFHVVVGQVSSIRNVGRCIKSAGLTLSDITLEPLASASAVLSQEEKEAGVALIDIGGGTTDLAIFKDGIIRHTAVIPFGGNVITEDIKEGCSIIEKQAELLKIKFGSAWPGENKETEIVSIPGLRGREPKEITLKNLSKIIHARVQEIIEHVYLEIKNYGHETQKGKLIAGIVLTGGGAQLKHLRQLVEYITGMDVRIGYPNEHLAGDSDEVLSSPAFATAVGLLMEGLQKEAEEKVVIEETPEVLVEETIEEEKEIIEEVQEEKEHKAKKPKSFFDKFTERFKEFLDNAE, from the coding sequence ATGGAGAACAATAAAATAGCAGTTGGTTTAGATATTGGTACAACCAAGATTGTTGCCATGATTGGTCGTAAAAACGAATACGGTAAGCTTGAAGTTTTAGGTATTGGTAAAGCGAAAAGTTTAGGTGTAAAAAGAGGTGTAGTCAATAATATTACGCAAACAATTCAATCTATTCAGCAAGCAGCTGAAGAGGCAGAAAGTATTTCGGGATATAAAATAGAAAATGTTGTTGTAGGTATTGCTGGACAACATATACGTAGTTTACATCATAGCGACTATATAACTAGAGAAAAATCAGAAGAGGTAATTGACAGAACTGATATAGAAAATTTAGTGAGTCAGGTACACAAATTGGTTATGTTACCTGGTGAAGAAATTATTCATGTATTACCACAAGAATTCAAGGTAGATAGTCAGCCAGATATCAAAGAACCTATAGGAATGTATGGAGGAAGGTTAGAAGCTAATTTCCATGTTGTAGTAGGTCAAGTATCTTCCATTCGAAATGTAGGAAGGTGTATTAAAAGTGCAGGTTTAACTCTCTCAGATATTACACTTGAACCACTAGCCTCAGCTTCGGCAGTGCTTAGTCAAGAAGAAAAAGAAGCTGGAGTAGCACTAATTGATATAGGTGGCGGAACTACAGATTTAGCAATATTTAAAGATGGAATTATTCGTCATACAGCAGTTATTCCCTTTGGAGGTAATGTTATTACAGAAGATATTAAAGAAGGTTGTTCAATAATTGAAAAACAGGCAGAATTATTAAAAATAAAGTTTGGTTCAGCATGGCCCGGAGAAAACAAAGAAACAGAAATTGTTTCGATTCCAGGGTTAAGAGGAAGAGAACCTAAAGAAATTACACTTAAAAATTTATCAAAAATAATTCACGCAAGAGTTCAAGAAATAATTGAACACGTATATCTAGAAATTAAGAACTACGGACACGAAACTCAAAAAGGAAAATTAATTGCAGGTATTGTATTAACAGGAGGTGGAGCTCAATTAAAACATTTACGTCAGTTGGTAGAATATATTACTGGAATGGACGTTCGTATTGGATATCCTAATGAACATTTAGCTGGAGATTCTGATGAAGTATTATCGAGTCCAGCATTTGCAACAGCTGTAGGATTGTTAATGGAAGGTTTACAAAAAGAAGCAGAAGAAAAAGTAGTTATTGAAGAAACACCAGAGGTGTTAGTAGAAGAAACTATTGAGGAAGAAAAAGAAATTATAGAAGAAGTTCAAGAAGAGAAGGAACATAAAGCGAAAAAACCTAAATCTTTTTTTGATAAGTTCACAGAACGATTCAAAGAATTTTTAGATAACGCAGAGTAA
- the murC gene encoding UDP-N-acetylmuramate--L-alanine ligase → MNLKTIHNVYFIGIGGIGMSALARYFSVNGKLVAGYDKTPTPITKGLEEIEIEVSFEDEVKNIPISFLYKEKTLVVYTPAVPKNHLQLNYFKDNGYTVLKRAEVLGEITKNTFCLAVAGTHGKTTTSSILGHIMQPEKATSFLGGIAENYDSNLILGEDRISVVEADEFDRSFLKLSPNIACVTSMDADHLDIYGENEFLQQSFRDFASKVSDTLIVAKGLPLKGLTYAVNEEADYKAYNVKIEEGKYVFDVKTPTSEIKNVAFHLPGNHNMMNALAALAIADVYGVSLEKVKKQLGSFKGVQRRFSYKIKTEDVVLIDDYAHHPTEIKAVAQSVREMYPKEKVLAVFQPHLFSRTRDFADDFAKALSLFDEVLLLDIYPARELPIKGVTSSWLLEKITIEAKKLISKEKLSDEIIKSESKIIVMLGAGDIGLLVNKVKNKLEEKYKK, encoded by the coding sequence GTGAATTTAAAAACGATACATAACGTTTATTTTATTGGTATTGGCGGAATAGGAATGAGTGCCTTAGCTCGCTATTTCTCTGTCAATGGAAAATTAGTTGCAGGCTACGATAAAACACCAACACCTATCACTAAAGGTTTAGAAGAAATAGAAATTGAAGTAAGTTTTGAAGATGAAGTAAAGAATATTCCAATTTCATTTTTATATAAAGAAAAAACATTGGTGGTATATACACCAGCAGTTCCTAAAAATCACTTACAATTAAATTATTTTAAAGACAACGGATATACCGTCTTGAAAAGAGCAGAAGTGTTGGGAGAAATTACAAAGAATACTTTTTGTTTGGCTGTAGCAGGAACGCATGGAAAAACAACAACTTCTTCAATTTTAGGACACATTATGCAACCAGAGAAAGCAACTTCGTTTTTAGGAGGTATTGCAGAAAACTATGATTCTAATTTAATTTTAGGAGAAGATAGGATCTCTGTTGTTGAAGCCGATGAATTTGACCGTTCGTTTTTAAAATTATCACCCAATATTGCTTGTGTAACCTCTATGGATGCTGATCATTTAGATATCTATGGAGAAAACGAATTCTTACAACAATCATTTAGAGATTTTGCAAGCAAAGTTTCTGATACTTTAATTGTCGCAAAAGGGTTGCCTTTAAAAGGTTTAACATATGCTGTTAATGAAGAAGCAGATTACAAAGCTTATAATGTAAAAATAGAAGAAGGTAAATATGTTTTTGATGTAAAAACACCAACATCGGAAATTAAAAATGTAGCATTTCATTTACCAGGAAATCATAACATGATGAATGCTTTAGCAGCATTAGCTATTGCAGATGTGTATGGAGTGTCTTTAGAGAAAGTTAAAAAGCAATTAGGAAGTTTTAAAGGAGTACAACGTAGGTTTTCGTATAAGATAAAAACAGAAGATGTTGTGCTAATTGACGATTATGCGCATCATCCTACTGAAATAAAAGCAGTAGCGCAATCTGTTAGAGAAATGTATCCCAAAGAAAAGGTATTAGCTGTATTTCAACCACACTTGTTTAGTAGAACAAGGGATTTTGCAGATGATTTTGCTAAAGCATTATCGTTGTTTGATGAAGTGTTGTTATTAGATATTTATCCAGCAAGAGAATTACCGATAAAAGGAGTTACCTCAAGTTGGTTATTAGAGAAAATAACCATTGAAGCTAAAAAACTAATCTCTAAAGAAAAATTAAGTGACGAAATTATAAAGTCAGAGTCAAAAATTATAGTAATGTTGGGAGCAGGGGATATTGGTTTATTAGTTAATAAGGTAAAAAACAAATTAGAAGAAAAATATAAAAAATAG
- a CDS encoding GatB/YqeY domain-containing protein encodes MSLQKQVMDKMKEAMKSKDTVALTALRALKSAFMLANTEAGAGELTEAEELKIIQKQVKQRKDSATVFTEQGRNDLAEPELAEAAILEQFLPEALSEEEIGNIVEKTIADVGAEGMKDMGKVMGIVSKQLAGQADGKTISAIVKAKLA; translated from the coding sequence ATGAGTTTGCAAAAGCAGGTAATGGATAAAATGAAAGAAGCTATGAAGTCTAAAGACACGGTAGCTTTAACGGCTTTAAGAGCATTAAAGTCAGCTTTTATGTTAGCAAATACCGAAGCGGGAGCAGGAGAGCTTACAGAAGCAGAAGAATTAAAAATTATTCAAAAGCAGGTAAAACAACGTAAAGATAGTGCTACTGTGTTTACAGAACAAGGACGTAATGATTTGGCTGAACCTGAATTAGCTGAAGCGGCTATTTTAGAACAATTTTTACCTGAAGCTTTAAGTGAAGAAGAAATTGGAAATATTGTAGAGAAAACTATTGCAGATGTTGGTGCTGAAGGAATGAAAGATATGGGAAAAGTAATGGGAATTGTATCGAAGCAATTAGCAGGACAAGCAGATGGGAAAACAATTTCAGCAATTGTAAAAGCTAAATTGGCATAA
- the ftsZ gene encoding cell division protein FtsZ produces the protein MSAEFDNISFDMPKTQSNAIKVIGVGGGGSNAVNHMYSKQIHGVDFVICNTDAQALENSPIPNKVQLGAHLTSGLGAGANPEIGAQAAAESIQEIQQMLSTHTKMVFITAGMGGGTGTGAAPIIAKIAKDMDILTVGIVTMPFQFEGRMRSKQAQKGIDDLRDNVDSLIVINNNKLREVYGNLGFKAGFSKADEVLATAAKGIAEVITHHYKQNIDLHDAKTVLSNSGTAIMGSAKETGANRAKNAIVKALDSPLLNDNKITGAKNVLLLIVSGGNEVTLDEIGEINDYIQDEAGYDANIIMGIGEDESLEDGIAVTVVATGFAADQQGNITNTEVKKIVHTLEDEQKATYNFGDQQVQTSTPINEPIKNKPSNKVIHVLEEEKVEPRAEIIPTTQAIKNIDVTYDEIEIETVSEDDFIITNIAEPKVEEREVKEQSTQQDLLFDLPLNSYEEIKPASHLVETSNEIKNIEVEAEEVKYHKVEKRYVLDDFSAQPTIGKSSTPIIKDQVEEELQFEVKSQTQEKINNINTTSEEVSPLDLTISELQKRAKERREKMKGFNYKFNDQVSKNIDEIERQPAYKRLGVDIEAGSDISKSDTALNTDNNDLLRSNNSFLHDNVD, from the coding sequence ATGAGCGCAGAATTTGATAACATTTCATTCGACATGCCAAAAACACAATCGAATGCCATTAAAGTAATTGGTGTTGGTGGGGGAGGAAGCAATGCTGTAAACCACATGTATAGTAAACAAATTCACGGAGTAGATTTTGTAATTTGTAATACAGATGCACAAGCATTAGAAAACAGTCCTATACCTAATAAGGTTCAATTAGGAGCACACTTAACTTCTGGTTTAGGTGCAGGTGCTAATCCAGAAATTGGAGCACAAGCAGCGGCTGAAAGTATACAGGAAATTCAACAAATGTTGAGTACACATACCAAAATGGTGTTTATCACCGCAGGTATGGGAGGAGGTACGGGTACAGGAGCAGCTCCTATTATAGCAAAAATAGCTAAAGATATGGATATTTTAACGGTAGGAATCGTTACGATGCCATTTCAATTTGAAGGACGAATGCGCTCAAAACAAGCTCAAAAAGGAATTGATGATTTACGTGATAATGTAGATTCATTAATTGTTATCAATAATAATAAACTGCGCGAAGTTTATGGTAACTTAGGTTTTAAAGCAGGTTTTTCTAAGGCAGATGAAGTATTAGCAACAGCAGCCAAGGGTATAGCAGAGGTAATTACCCATCATTATAAGCAAAACATCGATTTACACGATGCTAAAACAGTACTATCAAACAGTGGTACAGCAATTATGGGATCTGCAAAAGAAACAGGAGCAAACAGAGCTAAAAATGCTATTGTAAAAGCATTAGACTCTCCTTTGTTGAACGATAATAAAATTACAGGAGCTAAAAATGTATTACTATTAATCGTTTCGGGAGGAAATGAAGTTACGCTAGATGAAATAGGAGAAATTAATGATTATATTCAGGATGAAGCAGGTTATGATGCCAATATTATTATGGGTATTGGAGAAGATGAATCATTAGAAGACGGAATAGCTGTAACCGTTGTAGCTACGGGTTTTGCTGCTGATCAGCAAGGGAATATAACCAATACTGAGGTGAAAAAAATAGTTCATACTTTAGAAGATGAACAAAAGGCAACTTATAATTTTGGAGATCAACAAGTACAAACTTCTACACCAATTAATGAGCCTATAAAAAACAAGCCATCAAATAAAGTTATTCATGTTTTAGAGGAAGAAAAAGTTGAACCAAGAGCTGAAATTATTCCAACAACACAAGCAATAAAAAATATAGATGTTACATACGATGAAATTGAAATAGAAACAGTTTCTGAAGACGATTTCATTATTACTAATATAGCCGAACCTAAAGTAGAAGAAAGAGAAGTAAAAGAGCAATCAACACAACAAGACTTGTTGTTTGATTTACCATTAAATTCTTATGAAGAAATAAAACCAGCATCTCATCTAGTTGAAACGTCTAACGAGATTAAAAATATCGAAGTAGAAGCTGAAGAAGTAAAGTACCATAAGGTTGAAAAGCGCTATGTATTAGATGACTTCAGTGCACAACCAACAATTGGTAAAAGCTCTACTCCGATAATTAAAGACCAAGTAGAAGAGGAGTTACAATTTGAGGTAAAATCTCAAACACAAGAAAAAATTAATAATATAAACACTACAAGTGAAGAAGTTTCTCCGTTAGATTTAACAATTTCTGAATTGCAGAAAAGAGCTAAGGAAAGAAGAGAGAAAATGAAGGGTTTTAATTATAAATTTAATGATCAGGTTAGTAAAAATATAGATGAAATAGAACGTCAACCAGCATATAAAAGATTAGGAGTTGATATTGAAGCAGGATCAGATATTAGTAAATCAGATACAGCATTGAATACAGATAATAACGATTTATTACGTTCTAATAATTCGTTTTTACACGATAATGTAGATTAA
- a CDS encoding cell division protein FtsQ/DivIB — protein sequence MKKLATFLSFFLLLMFLMFLYGFTTNRNGSKKVKSTVVEFAAGDNNFLTHSMVDKMLIQNDEFVKNQPKRLVDLHFLETNVSANPYVEKIAVFLTIDGVLKTTIKQRTPIARIVDKYKSFYVDKYGVKIPLSTNFSARVPLVLGVREPEEIKELTTLIKTINSSSFFAKEIIAIERDAQSEYTFTVRSGDYKIIFGELIDASIKFKKLTAFYNKAFTDKTINNYKAINVKYHNQVVCTKQNQDGEQ from the coding sequence ATGAAAAAATTAGCAACATTTTTATCTTTTTTCTTGCTGCTGATGTTTTTGATGTTTTTGTATGGTTTTACAACTAATAGAAATGGATCAAAAAAAGTAAAAAGCACGGTAGTAGAGTTTGCTGCTGGAGATAATAACTTTTTGACACACAGTATGGTTGATAAAATGTTAATACAAAATGATGAATTTGTTAAAAACCAACCAAAAAGATTGGTAGATTTACATTTTCTAGAAACTAATGTTTCGGCGAACCCGTATGTTGAAAAAATAGCTGTGTTTTTAACCATAGATGGGGTGTTAAAAACTACCATAAAACAACGAACACCGATAGCTAGAATTGTTGATAAATACAAATCTTTTTATGTTGATAAGTATGGGGTTAAAATTCCGTTATCTACAAATTTTTCAGCAAGAGTACCATTAGTTTTAGGAGTGAGGGAGCCAGAAGAAATCAAAGAATTAACAACGTTAATAAAAACCATAAATAGTAGTAGTTTTTTTGCTAAAGAAATTATTGCTATAGAAAGAGACGCCCAAAGCGAATATACATTTACAGTTCGTAGTGGTGACTATAAGATAATTTTTGGAGAGTTAATAGATGCCTCAATAAAGTTTAAAAAGCTAACAGCATTTTATAACAAAGCATTTACAGACAAAACCATTAATAATTACAAAGCTATAAATGTAAAATACCACAACCAAGTTGTGTGCACAAAACAAAATCAAGATGGAGAACAATAA
- the murG gene encoding undecaprenyldiphospho-muramoylpentapeptide beta-N-acetylglucosaminyltransferase produces the protein MKQSINIIISGGGTGGHIYPAIAIANEVKVRYPEANILFVGAKDKMEMEKVPQAGYEIKGLWISGIQRKLTLKNLVFPFKLLSSLWKAYRIIRKFKPDVAVGTGGFASGPTLMIANRRGIPTLIQEQNSYPGITNRLLGKKAQKICVAYDNLERFFSEDKIIKTGNPVRQDLLFIHTKIEEGKEFFELDTSKKTILILGGSLGARKINQLVEENLDFFKKQGVQLIWQCGKLYYEEYKKYDELENVQVHQFLNRMDLAYAAADFIVSRAGASSVSELCIVGKPTIFIPSPNVAEDHQTKNAKSIADKHGALVVKESELDTFPVVLETLLKDKGKQESLSENINELALPNATSNIVNEIEKLIS, from the coding sequence ATGAAACAATCGATTAATATCATAATAAGTGGTGGAGGTACAGGAGGTCATATTTATCCTGCAATAGCAATTGCTAACGAAGTAAAAGTTCGTTATCCAGAAGCTAACATTTTGTTCGTAGGAGCAAAAGATAAAATGGAAATGGAAAAAGTTCCACAAGCAGGATATGAAATCAAAGGATTGTGGATTTCAGGAATCCAAAGAAAACTAACTTTAAAGAACTTAGTGTTTCCTTTTAAACTCTTAAGTAGTTTATGGAAAGCATATAGAATTATACGAAAATTTAAACCAGATGTTGCTGTGGGTACTGGAGGCTTTGCAAGTGGACCAACGTTAATGATTGCTAATAGAAGAGGGATACCGACCTTAATTCAAGAACAAAACTCGTACCCAGGAATAACAAATAGATTGTTAGGAAAAAAAGCGCAGAAAATATGTGTTGCATATGATAATTTAGAACGCTTTTTCTCTGAAGATAAAATAATAAAAACGGGAAATCCAGTTCGTCAAGATTTACTATTTATTCATACGAAAATAGAAGAAGGAAAAGAGTTTTTTGAATTAGATACATCAAAAAAGACAATTTTAATATTAGGAGGAAGTCTTGGTGCTCGTAAAATAAATCAGTTGGTAGAAGAAAATTTAGACTTCTTCAAAAAACAAGGAGTTCAATTGATATGGCAATGTGGTAAGCTGTATTATGAAGAATATAAAAAGTATGATGAATTAGAAAATGTTCAAGTGCATCAGTTTTTGAATAGAATGGATTTAGCCTATGCAGCTGCAGATTTCATCGTGTCGAGAGCAGGAGCAAGTTCAGTATCGGAATTATGTATAGTAGGGAAGCCAACTATTTTTATTCCATCACCAAATGTGGCAGAAGATCATCAAACAAAAAATGCAAAATCTATTGCCGACAAACATGGGGCTCTAGTAGTTAAAGAGAGTGAATTAGATACTTTTCCTGTCGTATTAGAAACTTTATTAAAAGACAAAGGGAAACAAGAAAGTTTAAGTGAAAACATTAACGAGTTAGCGTTGCCAAATGCAACAAGTAATATCGTTAACGAAATAGAAAAATTAATTAGTTAG
- the murD gene encoding UDP-N-acetylmuramoyl-L-alanine--D-glutamate ligase, with protein MKRLVVLGGGESGVGTALLGKQKGYEVFVSDKGGIAKRYKKVLLHNSIDFEENQHTEDKILNADVVMKSPGIPEKVTLVQKLVSKGVKVISEIEFAAQFTEATIVGITGSNGKTTTTMLVHYVLKKAGLNVGVGGNIGDSFAEQVVEDKYDEYVLELSSFQLDGIENFKPHIAIITNITPDHLDRYEYEFDNYINSKFRITKNQTKDDFLIYDADDEAIQNWLKNNKTEATLVPFSMEKELEYGAFLRQDTIIMKFNTEEKLMKVSELTLQGKHNTKNAMATSMAARLLKVRKETIAESLSDFEGVEHRLEKVQKVNGIEFINDSKATNVNAVFYALECMDNPTVWIVGGVDKGNDYTDLLPLVREKVKAIVCLGLDNQKIIDTFANVVDVMVETAGAEEAVKVAYKIAQKGDTVLLSPACASFDLFDSYEDRGRKFKEAVRNI; from the coding sequence ATGAAAAGATTAGTTGTGCTTGGTGGAGGAGAAAGTGGTGTAGGAACAGCGCTTTTAGGGAAGCAAAAAGGATATGAGGTTTTTGTTTCAGATAAAGGAGGTATAGCAAAGCGGTATAAAAAAGTTCTTTTACATAACTCAATCGATTTTGAAGAAAATCAGCATACAGAAGATAAAATTCTAAATGCTGATGTGGTAATGAAAAGCCCTGGAATTCCAGAGAAAGTTACACTTGTGCAAAAGTTGGTTTCAAAAGGAGTTAAAGTGATTTCAGAGATAGAATTCGCTGCTCAGTTTACAGAAGCAACTATTGTGGGAATTACAGGCTCAAACGGAAAAACAACCACAACCATGCTGGTACATTATGTGTTAAAAAAAGCAGGTTTAAATGTGGGAGTTGGAGGGAATATAGGTGATAGCTTCGCTGAACAAGTGGTTGAAGATAAGTATGACGAATATGTATTGGAATTAAGCAGTTTTCAGTTAGATGGAATTGAAAATTTTAAACCACATATTGCAATAATCACCAATATAACACCAGATCATTTAGATCGATATGAATATGAATTTGATAACTATATAAACTCAAAATTCAGAATTACAAAAAATCAAACGAAAGATGATTTTTTAATATATGATGCTGATGACGAAGCAATTCAAAATTGGTTAAAAAATAACAAAACAGAAGCAACGCTAGTGCCATTTTCAATGGAAAAAGAATTAGAGTACGGGGCTTTTTTAAGACAAGACACGATAATAATGAAATTTAATACAGAAGAAAAATTAATGAAGGTTTCTGAGCTAACATTACAAGGAAAGCATAACACTAAAAATGCAATGGCTACATCAATGGCAGCAAGGTTATTGAAAGTAAGAAAAGAAACAATTGCAGAAAGTTTGTCTGATTTTGAAGGAGTAGAACATCGTTTAGAAAAAGTGCAAAAAGTAAATGGAATTGAATTCATTAACGATAGTAAAGCTACAAATGTAAATGCGGTCTTTTATGCGTTGGAGTGTATGGACAATCCAACAGTTTGGATTGTAGGAGGGGTTGATAAAGGAAATGATTATACAGATTTACTACCTTTAGTAAGAGAAAAAGTAAAAGCAATAGTTTGTTTAGGGTTAGATAACCAAAAAATCATAGACACTTTTGCGAATGTAGTAGATGTTATGGTAGAAACTGCTGGAGCAGAAGAAGCAGTAAAAGTAGCTTATAAAATAGCGCAAAAAGGAGATACAGTATTGTTGTCACCAGCATGTGCAAGTTTTGATTTATTTGATAGCTATGAAGATAGAGGAAGAAAATTTAAAGAAGCTGTAAGAAATATATAA